A genomic stretch from Nocardia wallacei includes:
- a CDS encoding type IV secretory system conjugative DNA transfer family protein, with translation MAKKVRDPADPGPDVSLYLIYIGFAIVGIVWLALHLGNHMSVTKQDIPINPIAIVAGLARGKFEWPRASTVILLFVVLAIVAAVVVRRRLKKNKGKGRLPVDDKAQYMGSGGAIAALTAAGAREKAEQLGVRLGYDDAPGVPIGISVADGVPLYGSYEDLHLDIWGPRQGKTTSRVIPAILDAIGPVLATSNKRDVVDATRDVREAKGSRTFVFDPQGVAGEPPTWYWDPLRWVNAPHAGCEMRASRLAGHFADGDDGSDQGPDNYFDPEAEDLLAGLFLAASVSRRSIIDVWEWVTDPNNGEPVEILRSAASQYGAEAYGLNFTASGLAQQYNADPRTKSSIFGTAKKMVRCLKLSNVLPWVTQGAGDTRYELDELEFLDGNWTLYCLSLEGRGSAGPLVSALTEAVIERAMDKAARSRGGRLPIPLLAVLDEAANIVRWKDLPKQYSHFGSRGIVVMTVLQSWAQGVRCWGPSGMEALWAAANIKVLGSGIDDIGFLTARSEAIGDYDSISASVSESKGGKSYSKSLGSSRTLNVNALVTLPRGRAVVFSSGAPATLVRTVPWWDGDYADAVRRSIDRHDPQRQQTTFTDLVEERNTYDAPPTPPETYGQPEEVRPL, from the coding sequence ATGGCGAAGAAGGTACGGGACCCGGCCGATCCGGGTCCGGACGTATCCCTGTATCTGATCTACATCGGTTTCGCGATAGTCGGAATCGTGTGGCTCGCACTGCATCTCGGCAACCACATGTCGGTGACCAAACAGGACATCCCGATCAATCCGATCGCGATCGTGGCGGGTCTGGCGCGCGGCAAGTTCGAGTGGCCGCGCGCCTCCACGGTGATCCTGCTGTTCGTGGTCCTCGCTATCGTGGCCGCGGTGGTGGTGCGCCGCCGGCTGAAGAAGAACAAGGGCAAGGGCCGACTGCCGGTCGACGACAAAGCCCAGTACATGGGCAGCGGCGGCGCCATCGCGGCGCTCACCGCCGCCGGCGCGCGGGAGAAGGCCGAGCAACTCGGTGTGCGCCTGGGCTACGATGACGCTCCCGGCGTGCCGATCGGCATCTCCGTCGCCGACGGCGTCCCGCTCTACGGCTCCTACGAGGATCTCCACCTGGACATCTGGGGCCCCCGCCAGGGCAAGACCACCTCGCGGGTGATCCCGGCCATCCTCGACGCGATCGGCCCGGTGCTGGCCACCTCGAACAAACGCGACGTGGTGGACGCGACGCGAGATGTGCGGGAGGCCAAGGGATCTCGTACCTTCGTGTTCGACCCGCAGGGCGTGGCGGGCGAGCCGCCGACCTGGTACTGGGATCCGTTGCGGTGGGTGAACGCGCCGCACGCGGGCTGCGAGATGCGGGCCTCCCGCCTGGCCGGTCACTTCGCCGACGGCGACGACGGATCCGACCAGGGGCCGGACAACTACTTCGATCCCGAGGCCGAGGACCTGCTCGCGGGCCTGTTCCTGGCGGCTTCGGTGTCGCGGCGGTCGATCATCGACGTCTGGGAATGGGTCACCGACCCGAACAACGGTGAGCCCGTGGAGATCCTGCGCAGCGCGGCGAGCCAGTACGGCGCCGAGGCCTACGGCCTGAACTTCACCGCGTCCGGCCTGGCGCAGCAGTACAACGCCGACCCGCGCACCAAGAGCAGCATCTTCGGTACCGCCAAGAAGATGGTCCGCTGCCTGAAACTGTCGAATGTGCTGCCGTGGGTCACCCAGGGCGCGGGCGACACCCGTTACGAACTGGACGAATTGGAGTTCCTCGACGGCAACTGGACCCTCTACTGCCTGTCGCTGGAGGGCCGCGGCTCGGCCGGTCCGCTGGTGAGCGCGCTGACCGAAGCGGTGATCGAGCGCGCGATGGACAAGGCGGCGCGGTCGCGGGGCGGCCGCTTGCCGATCCCGTTGCTGGCGGTCCTGGACGAGGCCGCGAACATCGTGCGCTGGAAGGATCTGCCCAAGCAGTACAGCCACTTCGGTTCCCGCGGCATCGTGGTGATGACGGTGCTGCAGTCGTGGGCGCAGGGCGTCCGGTGCTGGGGTCCGTCCGGTATGGAGGCGTTGTGGGCCGCCGCGAATATCAAGGTGCTGGGTAGCGGTATCGACGACATCGGGTTCCTGACCGCCCGCTCGGAAGCGATCGGCGACTACGACTCGATCTCCGCCTCGGTGTCGGAATCCAAAGGCGGCAAGAGCTATTCGAAGTCGCTGGGCTCCTCGCGCACCCTGAACGTGAACGCACTGGTGACATTGCCCCGGGGGCGTGCGGTGGTCTTCTCCTCGGGCGCCCCGGCGACGCTGGTGCGCACGGTTCCGTGGTGGGACGGCGACTACGCCGACGCGGTGCGGCGCTCGATCGACCGCCACGACCCGCAGCGGCAGCAGACCACATTCACCGATCTGGTGGAGGAGCGCAACACCTACGACGCGCCGCCGACGCCGCCCGAGACCTACGGACAGCCCGAGGAGGTTCGCCCGCTGTGA
- a CDS encoding DMT family transporter encodes MADLPVAAVVCAFVGAVLFAVSAVAQQRAAAAVPEGEALLARLVRSPRWWAGIVGDAGGFAFQVAALALGSVLVVQPILVSALVFALPLAAHYSGRRVSALMWAQALALSVALAVFLIVGNPTEGVTDAPWHRWAVPLGTLLAVIAVAVGLGLIARVPAVRALLLGAAAGLLFGLAAALTGHVTELFAHGVGAVLTSWQPYALVASGLVGLYLQQRGYQAGPLSASLPAFTVAEPLGAAFIGMTVLDERLRSGPVGSAFVLLSVVVMAVEAVRLSRAQALPALPIPPAGTERGH; translated from the coding sequence GTGGCGGATCTTCCGGTGGCGGCGGTGGTGTGCGCGTTCGTCGGCGCGGTGTTGTTCGCGGTGTCGGCGGTGGCGCAGCAGCGGGCCGCGGCCGCGGTGCCCGAGGGAGAGGCGCTGCTGGCGCGGCTGGTCCGCAGCCCGCGGTGGTGGGCGGGCATCGTCGGGGACGCGGGCGGTTTCGCCTTCCAGGTCGCGGCGCTGGCGCTGGGTTCGGTGCTGGTGGTGCAGCCGATCCTGGTGAGCGCGCTGGTCTTCGCGCTGCCGCTGGCCGCGCACTACAGCGGCCGCCGGGTGAGCGCGCTGATGTGGGCGCAGGCGCTCGCGCTGTCGGTGGCGCTCGCGGTGTTCCTGATCGTCGGCAATCCCACCGAGGGCGTCACGGACGCGCCCTGGCATCGGTGGGCGGTTCCGCTGGGGACGCTGCTGGCGGTGATCGCCGTCGCGGTCGGGCTGGGGCTCATCGCACGCGTCCCGGCGGTGCGGGCGCTGTTGCTGGGCGCCGCCGCCGGGTTGCTGTTCGGTCTCGCCGCCGCGCTCACCGGACACGTCACCGAATTGTTCGCACACGGCGTCGGGGCGGTGCTCACCTCCTGGCAGCCCTATGCCCTGGTCGCGAGCGGGTTGGTCGGCCTGTACCTGCAGCAGCGCGGTTACCAGGCCGGTCCGCTGTCGGCATCGCTACCGGCGTTCACCGTCGCCGAACCGCTGGGGGCCGCGTTCATCGGGATGACGGTGCTGGACGAGCGGCTGCGCAGCGGACCGGTCGGATCGGCGTTCGTGCTGCTGTCGGTCGTCGTGATGGCCGTGGAGGCGGTCCGATTGTCCCGTGCCCAAGCGCTTCCGGCGCTGCCGATTCCGCCCGCCGGCACCGAACGCGGACATTAG
- a CDS encoding SCO6880 family protein has protein sequence MTTTETSYERRSYGLWQKPRSAGLFGLRWGETVLGFAVVITALLTALVAGPKPAFFVAGIGAVVMVPLVWRTGGRSGYETGLMMFHWLRGRGRGEHVYRGGRFSRVPGGVARLPGLMAPSKLYEGIDAGGYSFGMIHLPQFAQYTVVLRAWPQGHEAVDQPVIDRWVAAWGTFLASLGQTSDIIAVVPVIDTVPETGNRLLTEVSTITRPEAPELAQQVMFELATELPQERVQLLPRVAITFKATTAERRKNPAEEAVEIGRRLPGICAALAEAGVRAQPMSADEVIAFIRRSYDPASQADLEVSVGEPGGHGLDWADAGPISHEERWDHFLHDGGRSVTWEMDTAPEGAVDERVLQRLLAPNPEVPRKRIAIVYRPHSAADAAEIVDDDYKNALVAQQSERGVVSASATLRVGATQQAREEQARGHGVTRFGALVTITEPLRGDLPRIEAITRDLSTQARLKIRRCYRYQAAAFAASLGCGVILPEHATIPKALAG, from the coding sequence ATGACGACGACCGAGACCTCCTACGAGCGGCGCTCGTACGGTTTGTGGCAGAAGCCCCGCAGCGCAGGTCTTTTCGGACTGCGCTGGGGGGAGACGGTGCTCGGCTTCGCGGTCGTCATCACGGCGCTGCTCACGGCGCTGGTGGCGGGACCGAAGCCGGCGTTCTTCGTGGCCGGCATCGGCGCGGTCGTGATGGTTCCACTGGTCTGGCGGACGGGCGGCCGCTCCGGATACGAGACGGGATTGATGATGTTCCATTGGTTGCGCGGTCGCGGCAGGGGCGAGCACGTCTACCGCGGCGGCCGGTTCTCCCGCGTCCCCGGCGGGGTGGCGCGGCTGCCCGGGCTGATGGCGCCGTCGAAGTTGTACGAGGGCATCGACGCGGGCGGCTACAGCTTCGGCATGATCCACCTGCCCCAGTTCGCCCAGTACACGGTCGTGCTGCGGGCCTGGCCGCAGGGCCACGAGGCGGTGGACCAGCCGGTGATCGACCGCTGGGTGGCGGCGTGGGGCACATTCCTGGCGTCGCTGGGGCAGACCTCGGACATCATCGCCGTCGTGCCGGTCATCGACACCGTGCCGGAGACCGGAAACCGTTTGCTGACAGAGGTTTCCACCATCACCCGCCCGGAGGCGCCGGAGCTGGCCCAGCAGGTGATGTTCGAGCTGGCGACCGAACTGCCGCAGGAGCGAGTGCAATTGCTGCCGCGGGTGGCGATCACGTTCAAGGCCACCACCGCCGAGCGCCGCAAGAATCCGGCGGAGGAGGCGGTCGAGATCGGCCGTCGGCTGCCCGGCATCTGCGCGGCGCTGGCCGAGGCGGGCGTGCGGGCGCAGCCGATGTCGGCCGACGAGGTGATCGCGTTCATCCGGCGCAGTTACGATCCGGCCTCGCAGGCGGATCTGGAGGTGTCGGTCGGCGAGCCGGGCGGCCACGGCCTGGATTGGGCCGACGCGGGCCCGATCTCGCACGAGGAGCGCTGGGACCACTTCCTGCACGACGGCGGCCGCTCGGTCACGTGGGAGATGGACACCGCTCCCGAGGGCGCGGTGGACGAGCGGGTGCTGCAACGCCTGCTCGCGCCGAATCCGGAGGTGCCGCGCAAGCGCATCGCGATCGTGTACCGGCCGCACTCGGCGGCCGACGCCGCGGAGATCGTCGACGACGACTACAAGAACGCCCTGGTGGCGCAGCAGAGTGAGCGCGGCGTGGTGTCGGCCTCGGCGACCTTGCGCGTGGGCGCCACCCAGCAGGCCCGGGAGGAGCAGGCCCGGGGTCACGGTGTGACCCGCTTCGGGGCGTTGGTGACCATCACCGAGCCCTTGCGCGGCGATCTGCCGCGTATCGAAGCCATCACCCGCGACCTGTCCACGCAGGCGCGGTTGAAGATCCGGCGGTGTTACCGCTATCAGGCGGCGGCCTTCGCGGCCTCCCTCGGCTGCGGTGTCATCCTGCCGGAGCACGCGACCATTCCGAAAGCATTGGCGGGCTGA
- a CDS encoding DUF4913 domain-containing protein, which produces MSDQQHDLIYADVVEFVENYLSLIYRRQVTDLTDTVWCPEWWKHAEAVVRLQALWRAWEHLRQDETTGMSVWFLDHADPHMNKLLDPRGPFKFCSVRHGHKEMLNPLPLKSPQHGMFGDPTIDPAADNFRS; this is translated from the coding sequence GTGAGCGATCAGCAACACGACCTGATCTACGCCGACGTCGTCGAGTTCGTGGAGAATTACCTGAGCTTGATCTATCGCCGCCAGGTCACCGATCTCACCGACACCGTGTGGTGCCCGGAGTGGTGGAAGCACGCGGAGGCCGTGGTCCGGCTGCAGGCGCTGTGGCGGGCCTGGGAGCATCTGCGCCAGGATGAGACCACCGGAATGAGCGTCTGGTTTCTCGATCACGCGGATCCGCACATGAACAAATTGCTGGATCCGCGGGGGCCGTTCAAATTCTGCAGCGTGCGCCACGGGCACAAGGAAATGCTCAACCCGCTGCCGCTGAAGTCACCGCAGCACGGCATGTTCGGCGACCCGACCATCGATCCGGCCGCGGACAACTTCCGCTCCTGA
- a CDS encoding cutinase family protein codes for MPAAVALAVAVVTSIGAAPAPAQPPGPTTDIAIETCPTLYALGIQGTGESSPDAAPTTDTGMLSTVFLPMMARAADRGLVERAYVPYESGFGGAVPGGVAPYSESLAGGLSRLREMARRIAQRCAQTRFAVVGYSQGAHVASLFAQEVGAGRGVLSPAQVAAVALFADPTRSPGAPLFPGAPGKDTPDAAPGTTGAQVTALRVLPQEPATGGGIGPERDRAADFGALTGRVASFCAAGDLACDAPAGAPILRAVTNIAGQSRLSGGDPIAALVSISQALAFTSIKTAGTVVTSDLRGGAPASLSYEPRQSISQRIAEASDPRSRIALADPMRAMFRMGAIGLNAVGTVVRSVLDPAAIGELARAALSNPPVALVLLATKLTGAVTQLVPPTTVSRLVTEAYDAVVQNITDNRELLDAATWVRYWDTVQRHGAYATAAVDASGDAPVRFVADWFAAAARDLAGSNGVPQPPKGTSNSAITGILRPPPGASSTPNSSGTGQFPFGTGPGGVPTASTTAGTADNNYPFSTN; via the coding sequence ATGCCGGCCGCGGTCGCGCTCGCCGTCGCCGTGGTGACGTCGATCGGGGCAGCGCCCGCGCCCGCGCAGCCGCCCGGCCCCACCACCGACATCGCGATCGAAACCTGTCCCACCTTGTACGCGTTGGGAATTCAGGGCACCGGCGAGTCCTCTCCCGACGCGGCCCCCACCACCGACACGGGCATGCTGTCCACGGTATTCCTGCCCATGATGGCCCGCGCGGCCGACCGCGGCCTGGTCGAACGCGCCTACGTCCCCTACGAATCCGGCTTCGGCGGCGCGGTTCCCGGTGGCGTGGCGCCGTACTCGGAATCGCTGGCCGGAGGGTTGTCCCGGCTGCGGGAGATGGCCCGCCGGATCGCCCAGCGCTGCGCGCAGACCAGGTTCGCCGTCGTGGGCTATTCCCAAGGCGCGCATGTGGCTTCGCTGTTCGCCCAGGAGGTGGGCGCGGGCCGCGGCGTGCTGTCGCCCGCACAGGTCGCGGCCGTGGCGCTGTTCGCCGACCCGACCCGCAGCCCGGGCGCCCCGCTGTTCCCGGGCGCGCCCGGCAAGGACACCCCCGATGCCGCGCCCGGCACCACGGGTGCGCAGGTGACCGCGTTGCGGGTGCTGCCCCAGGAGCCGGCCACCGGCGGCGGCATCGGCCCGGAGCGCGACCGGGCCGCCGACTTCGGGGCGCTCACCGGCCGCGTCGCGAGCTTCTGCGCCGCGGGCGACCTGGCCTGCGACGCGCCCGCCGGGGCGCCCATCCTGCGGGCGGTCACGAATATCGCGGGCCAGTCGAGGCTGTCCGGCGGCGACCCGATCGCGGCCCTGGTATCGATCTCGCAGGCGCTGGCGTTCACCTCGATCAAGACCGCCGGCACGGTGGTGACCTCCGACCTGCGGGGCGGCGCGCCCGCCTCGCTGTCCTACGAGCCGCGGCAATCCATCTCGCAGCGCATCGCCGAGGCCTCCGATCCGCGCAGCCGCATCGCGCTCGCCGACCCGATGCGCGCGATGTTCCGGATGGGCGCGATCGGACTGAACGCGGTCGGCACGGTGGTCCGGTCGGTGCTCGACCCCGCCGCCATCGGCGAATTGGCGCGGGCCGCGTTGAGCAATCCGCCGGTCGCGCTGGTCCTGCTCGCCACGAAACTGACCGGCGCCGTCACCCAGCTGGTGCCGCCGACCACGGTGTCCCGGCTGGTCACCGAGGCATACGACGCGGTCGTGCAGAACATCACCGACAACAGGGAACTGCTGGACGCCGCGACCTGGGTCAGATACTGGGACACCGTCCAGCGGCACGGCGCCTACGCCACCGCGGCGGTCGACGCGAGCGGTGACGCCCCCGTCCGGTTCGTCGCCGACTGGTTCGCCGCCGCGGCACGGGATCTGGCCGGGTCGAACGGTGTTCCGCAACCCCCGAAAGGTACTTCGAACAGCGCGATTACCGGAATCTTGCGGCCGCCGCCCGGCGCGTCGAGTACGCCGAATTCGTCGGGTACGGGACAATTTCCGTTTGGGACAGGCCCTGGCGGCGTGCCGACGGCCTCGACCACCGCTGGTACCGCTGACAACAACTACCCGTTCTCCACGAACTGA
- a CDS encoding transposase, translated as MSPEVRRAAVEQVNALIGKLRSESEACRVVAEQIGVHTNSVRNWVRAAEGPGLERMDASALRRKVALLQQQLAAAAEMNRTLVETLNDARRGT; from the coding sequence GTGTCGCCGGAGGTGCGCCGGGCCGCGGTCGAGCAGGTCAACGCGCTGATAGGGAAGCTACGCAGCGAGTCGGAGGCCTGCCGCGTGGTGGCCGAGCAGATCGGGGTGCACACCAACTCGGTGCGTAACTGGGTCCGCGCGGCCGAGGGCCCGGGCCTCGAGCGCATGGACGCCTCCGCCCTGCGCCGCAAGGTGGCTCTGCTGCAACAGCAATTGGCCGCCGCCGCCGAGATGAACCGCACCCTGGTCGAAACCCTCAACGACGCCCGACGCGGCACATGA
- a CDS encoding peptidylprolyl isomerase, which produces MPSNEQRRQAAKRKLERRLARQAERARKRKRLAIAGSALGVVVVVAAGIGIYYLTRGDDEQAAAAGPDTSQSETPQAPPPPEPQAKPATVGCAYRDSGAPAAKPVQKPKEADVSSTEKHTVAVQTNQGPIGITLNAGESPCTVNSFVSLVNQGYYNGTPCHRLSTKGLKMLQCGDPTGEGKGGPGYVFDNEYPTDQFDQQELAINPSPVRYERGVVAMANGGPGTNGSQFFLVYGDSQLAPGYTIFGTIDEAGLQTLDKIAAAGDDGSMEPRPGGGKPNLPVTFESVTVA; this is translated from the coding sequence GTGCCGAGCAACGAACAGCGGCGACAGGCGGCCAAGCGGAAGCTGGAGCGACGACTGGCCCGGCAGGCCGAGCGGGCCCGCAAGCGTAAACGGCTCGCGATCGCCGGATCAGCGCTCGGCGTGGTCGTGGTGGTCGCGGCCGGAATCGGGATCTACTACCTGACCCGCGGCGACGACGAGCAGGCCGCCGCGGCTGGTCCCGACACCTCGCAGTCGGAGACCCCGCAGGCCCCGCCGCCGCCCGAGCCGCAGGCCAAGCCGGCGACGGTCGGCTGCGCCTACCGCGACAGCGGCGCGCCCGCCGCGAAACCGGTGCAGAAGCCCAAGGAGGCCGACGTCTCCTCGACCGAGAAGCACACCGTCGCCGTGCAGACCAATCAGGGCCCGATCGGCATCACGCTGAACGCCGGCGAATCGCCGTGCACCGTCAACAGTTTCGTGAGCCTGGTCAACCAGGGTTACTACAACGGCACGCCCTGCCACCGGCTCAGCACGAAGGGCCTGAAGATGCTGCAGTGCGGCGACCCGACCGGCGAGGGCAAGGGCGGCCCGGGGTACGTGTTCGACAACGAGTACCCCACCGACCAGTTCGACCAGCAGGAGCTGGCGATCAATCCGTCGCCGGTGCGGTACGAGCGCGGCGTGGTCGCGATGGCCAACGGCGGGCCGGGCACCAACGGCAGCCAGTTCTTCCTCGTCTACGGCGACAGCCAGCTGGCGCCCGGGTACACCATCTTCGGCACCATCGACGAGGCCGGCCTGCAGACCCTCGACAAGATCGCCGCGGCCGGTGACGACGGCTCGATGGAACCGCGGCCGGGCGGCGGCAAGCCGAACCTGCCGGTCACCTTCGAATCGGTGACGGTCGCCTGA
- a CDS encoding MinD/ParA family ATP-binding protein has translation MGQDWSRWLDEAPEAGDPASRQPRAKAPVVRLRKGRREDGGDGATPPRSVLVVGGCGGAGTTTTALGIAGELAVAGAPTVAVDATAAGSDLALRGADEHLSPISLQQWLYGRGDDEPAPLKECLSHASSGIGLLWRDSAPLRRRATYLTVARAIADAGYTSVYDGGSPIAARQLRPLLEDADVALVLAIPARVDAANRLRVTLEWLDDEFGGPAEGQGGGIVGDTTIVVSHQLPGNEPTIAEHLREHLTGWVRDIREIPYDPQLARGELVRHNVLGTDTRRAYRTLVAGVAS, from the coding sequence ATGGGACAGGACTGGAGCCGGTGGCTCGACGAGGCGCCCGAGGCGGGCGACCCGGCGAGCCGTCAACCGCGTGCCAAGGCTCCGGTGGTGCGGTTGCGAAAAGGGCGACGCGAGGACGGCGGCGACGGGGCCACCCCGCCGCGTTCGGTGCTCGTGGTGGGCGGCTGCGGTGGCGCCGGAACCACCACGACCGCACTCGGAATCGCGGGCGAACTCGCCGTGGCGGGTGCGCCGACCGTCGCCGTGGATGCCACGGCGGCCGGTAGTGATCTGGCGTTGCGCGGCGCCGACGAGCACCTCAGCCCGATCAGCCTGCAGCAATGGCTCTACGGCCGCGGCGACGACGAACCGGCGCCGCTGAAGGAATGCCTGTCCCACGCCAGCTCCGGAATCGGCCTGCTGTGGCGCGATTCGGCCCCGCTGCGCCGCCGTGCCACCTACCTGACCGTCGCCCGCGCGATCGCGGACGCCGGATACACCTCGGTCTACGACGGCGGCAGCCCGATCGCCGCCCGCCAGCTGCGCCCGCTGCTCGAGGACGCGGATGTGGCTCTGGTACTGGCCATTCCGGCCCGCGTGGACGCCGCCAACCGGCTGCGCGTCACCCTGGAATGGCTCGACGACGAGTTCGGCGGCCCGGCCGAGGGACAGGGCGGCGGCATCGTCGGCGACACCACGATCGTGGTCTCGCATCAGCTGCCCGGCAACGAACCCACGATCGCCGAACATTTGCGGGAGCATCTGACCGGGTGGGTCCGCGACATCCGCGAGATCCCGTACGACCCACAGCTGGCGCGCGGGGAACTGGTGCGGCACAACGTCCTCGGCACGGACACACGCAGGGCTTATCGCACGCTCGTGGCGGGGGTGGCATCATGA
- a CDS encoding peptidoglycan DD-metalloendopeptidase family protein, with protein sequence MSAKTLVWTGFGSVIALVTLILVVLVPASENACDTTTVPSSAGGYPPGDPRALASSASVATTGTASRPQTPGVTNAPAAMTKSTATGTPSLAAGNAPIRRTWPLPGGSFYVSDTFGARGGAHLGVDLAAADGTPIYSVADGVVVAAGPASGFGNWIVIDSIDVNGRPFSAVYGHEWDSGVKVRVGQTVRAGDEIGAVGSAGESSGPHLHFEIVPGGRFAGGRQIDPLPWLDGAPTPNAGGAWPYSSDPRCLRGFGTAGGALADGKVPPELEIWYRRAGSLCPEITPSILAAQGRQESGFRRGLTSPAGAQGLAQFLPTTARATDPDDGQPYLLDADGNGSASLWDDGDAIIAQGRYMCSIAHQVERWIGEGKVRGDVVPLSLAAYNAGEGAVLASGGMPNQYAAHFSETQPYVANILAMEAQYRAPGAMGRYQPEGRGSGTDVVEAAEQWLGTPYVWGGGGPAGPTGGGLDGPGLTAAAVFAASSGQVSLPRTAEQQWEMGAEVPGSKAQPGDLVFSRFGPRGPAEVGVYTGNGTMIQAASPSGVREVPVPGDGRLRRML encoded by the coding sequence GTGAGCGCGAAGACCCTGGTATGGACGGGCTTCGGGAGTGTGATCGCACTGGTCACGCTGATCCTCGTGGTGCTGGTGCCCGCGTCGGAGAACGCGTGCGACACCACCACCGTCCCGTCGTCGGCGGGCGGCTACCCGCCGGGTGATCCCCGGGCACTGGCTTCCTCCGCCTCGGTCGCCACGACGGGAACGGCATCGCGCCCGCAGACCCCGGGCGTGACGAACGCGCCTGCGGCCATGACGAAGTCGACCGCGACCGGCACCCCGTCCCTGGCCGCGGGCAATGCCCCGATCCGGCGGACCTGGCCGTTGCCCGGCGGCTCGTTCTACGTCTCGGACACCTTCGGCGCCCGCGGCGGCGCCCACCTCGGCGTCGACCTGGCGGCCGCGGACGGCACACCCATCTACTCCGTCGCCGACGGCGTGGTGGTGGCGGCGGGCCCGGCCTCCGGCTTCGGCAACTGGATCGTCATCGACTCCATCGACGTCAACGGCCGCCCGTTCTCGGCGGTGTACGGGCACGAATGGGACAGCGGAGTGAAGGTGCGCGTCGGCCAGACCGTGCGCGCCGGTGACGAGATCGGCGCGGTGGGCTCGGCGGGCGAATCCTCGGGCCCGCACCTGCATTTCGAGATCGTGCCGGGCGGGCGCTTCGCGGGTGGCCGCCAGATCGACCCGCTGCCCTGGCTGGACGGCGCGCCCACCCCGAATGCCGGTGGGGCGTGGCCGTATTCGTCGGATCCGCGGTGCCTGCGCGGCTTCGGCACCGCCGGTGGCGCGCTGGCCGACGGCAAGGTGCCGCCCGAACTCGAAATCTGGTATCGCCGTGCGGGTTCGCTGTGCCCGGAGATCACGCCGTCGATCCTGGCCGCCCAGGGCCGCCAGGAATCCGGGTTCCGGCGCGGCCTCACCTCACCGGCCGGTGCGCAGGGCCTGGCGCAGTTCCTGCCCACCACGGCCCGCGCGACCGACCCCGACGACGGTCAGCCGTATCTGCTCGACGCCGACGGCAACGGCTCGGCCAGCCTGTGGGACGACGGCGACGCGATCATCGCCCAGGGCCGCTACATGTGCTCGATCGCGCATCAGGTGGAGCGCTGGATCGGCGAGGGCAAGGTGCGAGGCGATGTCGTCCCGCTCAGCCTGGCCGCCTACAACGCCGGTGAGGGCGCGGTTCTCGCGTCCGGCGGCATGCCCAACCAGTACGCCGCGCACTTCTCCGAAACCCAGCCCTACGTGGCCAATATCCTCGCCATGGAGGCGCAGTACCGCGCACCGGGCGCGATGGGCCGGTATCAGCCCGAGGGCCGCGGCAGCGGCACCGATGTCGTCGAGGCCGCCGAGCAGTGGCTCGGCACCCCGTACGTGTGGGGCGGCGGCGGTCCGGCCGGACCCACCGGCGGCGGCCTGGACGGTCCCGGCCTCACCGCGGCCGCCGTCTTCGCGGCCTCGTCCGGTCAGGTGTCGCTGCCGCGCACCGCCGAACAGCAGTGGGAGATGGGCGCGGAAGTGCCTGGGAGCAAAGCGCAACCGGGGGACCTGGTGTTCTCCCGGTTCGGTCCGCGCGGCCCGGCGGAGGTCGGCGTCTACACCGGCAACGGCACGATGATCCAGGCCGCCAGCCCTTCCGGCGTGCGCGAGGTACCGGTGCCCGGCGACGGTCGGCTGCGGAGGATGCTGTGA